A part of Geotrypetes seraphini chromosome 9, aGeoSer1.1, whole genome shotgun sequence genomic DNA contains:
- the LOC117366370 gene encoding MICOS complex subunit mic25-like encodes MGGGESTGRRVSFGLDEADRVRVLRGVRLSEEVVSRMKESSHAAGEPSSTITSTTVSPPSRNTEPTAHPASGKSVPPTAGPRAHQPTADSSGRKRTVNEDDLYRRYEQEQAIIQDELAQIAKREREATEEKLNSSILWERAYANEERQRAAQLAKELECKETELKRLDAFHKEQLERIEKKNAEIYKLASEQFHTAATNAELRIKKRNFEPVCMNFQSEILKCYQQHRQEVLNCSELAKDYKRCVRAAQKDLLVNHG; translated from the coding sequence ATGGGTGGCGGCGAGAGCACCGgtaggagggtgtccttcgggcTGGACGAGGCGGACCgggtgcgggtgctgcgaggcgtccggcTGTCAGAAGAGGTGGTTAGTCGAATGAAGGAGTCCTCCCATGCTGCAGGAGAACCAAGCAGTACGATCACTTCCACTACCGTATCTCCACCATCACGGAATACAGAACCTACTGCTCACCCAGCTTCAGGCAAATCTGTACCGCCAACTGCAGGACCTCGGGCCCATCAGCCAACAGCGGACAGCTCTGGCCGTAAACGTACAGTGAATGAAGATGATCTTTACAGGCGGTACGAGCAGGAGCAGGCAATCATCCAGGATGAACTTGCCCAGATTGCAAAGAGAGAACGTGAGGCCACCGAGGAGAAACTGAATTCGAGTATTCTGTGGGAGAGGGCCTATGCCAATGAGGAAAGACAAAGAGCTGCCCAGCTGGCGAAGGAGCTAGAATGCAAAGAGACGGAGCTTAAGCGCCTGGATGCCTTCCACAAGGAGCAGTTGGAACGCATTGAGAAGAAGAATGCTGAGATCTACAAGCTTGCATCGGAGCAGTTCCACACCGCTGCCACAAATGCTGAGTTACGCATCAAGAAAAGAAACTTTGAGCCTGTTTGCATGAACTTCCAATCGGAAATCCTGAAGTGCTACCAACAGCATAGACAGGAAGTGCTGAACTGCTCTGAACTGGCAAAAGATTACAAGCGATGTGTGAGGGCAGCTCAGAAGGATCTCTTGGTTAACCATGGATAA